The Bacteroidota bacterium genome contains a region encoding:
- a CDS encoding type I asparaginase, which yields MQKKTSVLLIYTGGTIGMKQDAKTGSLVPFNFAHIKKQVPELEKFDIDLASISFTPPIDSSNMEPATWVKLAKIIQENYDLYDGFVILHGSDTMAFTASALSFMLENLNKPVILTGSQLPIGIIRTDGKENLITAIEIAGAKEKGKPIVPEVAIYFEYELYRGNRTHKFNSEHFDAFQSPNYPILAEAGVAIKYNYVRIQKASSKKMKASFEFDTNIAILKLFPGIGKNTVEAILGTKDLKAVVLETFGSGNAPSADWFIDCLRVAIKKGIIIYNVSQCNAGTVKQGTYETSEGLAKIGVVSGKDITTEAAVAKLMYLLGKKLPRAKIEKMLTASLCGELTA from the coding sequence ATGCAAAAAAAAACTTCTGTATTGCTCATTTATACCGGCGGAACCATCGGTATGAAGCAAGACGCAAAAACCGGTTCGCTTGTCCCATTTAATTTTGCTCACATCAAAAAGCAAGTGCCCGAGTTGGAAAAGTTTGATATTGATTTAGCTTCTATTTCCTTTACGCCGCCAATTGATTCAAGTAATATGGAGCCGGCCACCTGGGTGAAACTGGCGAAAATTATTCAAGAGAATTATGATTTATACGATGGGTTTGTGATTCTGCATGGTTCTGATACAATGGCTTTCACCGCATCGGCCTTGAGCTTTATGCTTGAAAACTTAAACAAGCCCGTAATTCTTACCGGTTCGCAATTGCCCATAGGAATTATTCGTACCGACGGAAAAGAAAATTTAATAACAGCTATTGAGATTGCCGGAGCAAAAGAAAAAGGTAAACCAATAGTTCCGGAGGTGGCCATTTATTTTGAATATGAATTGTATCGAGGCAACCGCACCCATAAATTTAATTCGGAGCATTTTGATGCTTTTCAATCGCCCAACTACCCAATTCTTGCAGAAGCAGGTGTGGCTATCAAGTACAATTACGTACGCATTCAAAAAGCCAGTTCTAAAAAAATGAAAGCCAGTTTTGAATTTGATACCAATATTGCCATTCTTAAGCTTTTTCCGGGTATTGGTAAAAATACCGTTGAGGCTATTTTGGGCACAAAGGATTTAAAAGCGGTAGTACTCGAAACTTTTGGAAGCGGCAATGCGCCTAGTGCTGACTGGTTTATTGATTGCTTGCGCGTAGCAATAAAAAAGGGAATAATTATTTACAATGTATCGCAATGTAATGCAGGAACAGTTAAGCAAGGAACATACGAAACCAGTGAAGGACTGGCTAAAATAGGTGTGGTGAGCGGAAAGGACATCACCACAGAAGCAGCAGTTGCTAAATTGATGTATTTGCTTGGAAAAAAATTGCCCCGAGCTAAAATCGAAAAAATGCTCACCGCCTCACTTTGTGGGGAGCTGACAGCTTAA
- a CDS encoding serine hydroxymethyltransferase yields MKKDTVIFDLIGEELIRQTHGIELIASENYVSDQVMQAMGSCLTNKYAEGLPFKRYYGGCEVVDKVEQLAIDRIKELFGAEWANVQPHSGAQANAAVMLAILKPGDKILGFDLSHGGHLTHGSPVNFSGKLYVPSFYGVEKESGQVDYDKVEATAKRVMPKLMICGASAYSRDWDYKRLREIADSVGALLLADIAHPAGLIAKGLLNNPLPHCHIVSTTTHKTLRGPRGGLIMMGKDFENPFGLKTPKGELRQMSSLLDGAVFPGTQGGPLEHVIAAKAVAFGEALHDDFKTYGIQLMKNAKVMAKAFVDRGYAVISGGTDNHCMLIDLRSKNVTGKEAENVLVKADITVNKNMVPFDDKSPFVTSGIRVGTAAITTRGIKENQIENIVDLIDRVIVNKDSENKITEVRKEVNVLMQDLPLYAW; encoded by the coding sequence ATGAAGAAGGACACCGTCATTTTTGACCTTATCGGAGAAGAATTAATTAGGCAAACGCATGGAATCGAATTAATCGCTTCCGAAAATTATGTTAGCGACCAAGTGATGCAAGCCATGGGTTCGTGCCTCACGAATAAATATGCAGAAGGGCTTCCCTTTAAAAGATATTACGGTGGTTGCGAAGTAGTTGATAAAGTAGAACAGTTGGCAATCGACCGTATAAAAGAATTATTTGGTGCCGAATGGGCAAATGTGCAACCACACAGTGGCGCTCAAGCAAATGCAGCAGTAATGTTAGCTATCTTAAAACCGGGTGATAAAATTTTGGGTTTTGATTTATCCCATGGCGGTCACTTAACACACGGTTCACCCGTTAATTTTTCAGGAAAATTATATGTTCCAAGTTTTTATGGAGTAGAAAAAGAAAGCGGTCAGGTTGATTACGATAAAGTGGAAGCAACTGCTAAACGGGTGATGCCTAAACTGATGATTTGTGGTGCTTCGGCTTATTCAAGAGATTGGGATTACAAACGATTGCGTGAAATTGCCGACAGTGTTGGTGCGCTTCTGCTTGCAGATATTGCACATCCGGCAGGTTTAATCGCAAAAGGACTTTTGAATAACCCACTTCCACATTGTCATATTGTGAGCACCACCACGCATAAAACATTACGCGGACCAAGAGGTGGATTAATTATGATGGGCAAAGATTTTGAAAATCCATTCGGCTTAAAAACTCCCAAAGGTGAATTGCGACAAATGTCGTCCTTGCTGGATGGTGCAGTGTTTCCGGGTACACAAGGAGGCCCCCTCGAACATGTGATTGCAGCTAAAGCAGTAGCTTTTGGTGAAGCGTTGCACGATGATTTTAAAACTTACGGAATACAATTAATGAAGAATGCAAAGGTGATGGCAAAAGCTTTTGTGGATAGAGGATATGCTGTTATCAGCGGCGGAACCGATAACCACTGTATGCTCATCGATTTGCGCTCAAAAAATGTAACCGGTAAAGAAGCTGAGAATGTGTTAGTGAAAGCGGATATAACCGTAAATAAAAACATGGTTCCATTTGACGATAAATCACCCTTTGTTACATCCGGTATACGTGTTGGAACTGCCGCCATCACTACTCGTGGAATTAAAGAAAATCAGATTGAAAACATTGTTGACCTTATCGATAGAGTTATTGTGAACAAGGATTCAGAAAATAAAATTACCGAAGTGCGCAAAGAAGTGAATGTGCTTATGCAAGATTTGCCGCTCTATGCCTGGTAA
- a CDS encoding TatD family hydrolase: MLLIDTHTHLYAQEFDADRAQMIAQAIENGVTKFYLPNIDSSSIGVMHQLESNYPVNCFAMMGLHPCSVNETVESELALIKSHLFSRNYCAVGEIGMDLYWDKTFVEQQRKAFRTQIEWAMELNLPISIHCRDAYDEIYTILKEYCVPNEVNVLRGIFHCFSGNSKQAQEVIELGFYLGIGGVVTFKNSGLDKVVAEIGLEKIVLETDSPYLAPVPHRGKRNESGYIPLIAQKIAELKNCPIEEVAKITSENALLVFGN, encoded by the coding sequence ATGCTACTTATTGATACACACACCCACCTTTATGCTCAAGAATTTGATGCCGACAGAGCTCAAATGATTGCACAAGCCATTGAAAATGGTGTTACAAAATTTTATCTTCCCAATATCGATTCCAGCTCTATTGGGGTGATGCATCAGTTAGAATCAAACTATCCTGTAAATTGCTTTGCCATGATGGGATTGCATCCTTGCTCGGTTAATGAAACAGTTGAATCTGAATTAGCCCTGATAAAATCGCATTTATTTAGTCGCAACTATTGCGCTGTGGGCGAAATTGGAATGGATTTGTATTGGGATAAAACTTTTGTGGAGCAGCAAAGAAAGGCGTTTCGAACCCAAATTGAATGGGCTATGGAATTAAATCTTCCAATATCCATTCACTGTCGTGATGCGTATGATGAGATTTATACTATTTTGAAGGAGTATTGTGTACCCAATGAGGTGAATGTTCTTCGCGGGATATTTCATTGCTTTAGTGGCAATAGCAAGCAAGCACAGGAAGTTATTGAACTCGGTTTTTACCTTGGAATAGGAGGGGTGGTGACTTTTAAAAATTCGGGATTAGATAAAGTGGTTGCAGAAATTGGTCTCGAAAAAATTGTTTTAGAAACAGATTCCCCCTATCTTGCACCTGTGCCTCATCGCGGTAAGCGCAATGAGAGCGGGTACATCCCGTTAATAGCTCAAAAAATTGCTGAACTAAAAAACTGCCCTATCGAAGAGGTAGCAAAAATTACCAGCGAAAATGCTTTACTGGTTTTTGGAAACTAA
- a CDS encoding exosortase/archaeosortase family protein produces the protein MFKKIQKNPTLFFLLKALLLFILWYFVYELWLNPLGVVDRLVINNLIRSGEFIISALGFTLIPEPYLASNIRTLGIDGTHGLWIGDPCNGLTLFALFSGFVIAYPGPLKTKLWFIPLGILSIHLINLLRIIALVFITLYWPDYLELNHTYTFTILVYSFVFILWMIWANKLSIPKKSQENIIPRESN, from the coding sequence ATGTTTAAGAAAATTCAAAAGAATCCAACCTTATTTTTTCTCCTTAAAGCATTACTCCTCTTTATTCTTTGGTATTTTGTTTACGAACTTTGGTTAAACCCACTTGGAGTTGTAGACCGATTGGTTATTAATAATTTAATACGTAGTGGCGAGTTCATTATTTCAGCGCTAGGATTTACCTTAATTCCGGAACCCTATTTAGCAAGTAATATCCGAACCTTAGGCATCGATGGTACGCATGGATTATGGATTGGAGACCCCTGTAATGGGCTTACACTATTTGCTCTTTTTTCGGGTTTTGTAATTGCTTACCCCGGTCCATTAAAAACGAAACTATGGTTTATCCCACTTGGTATACTCTCTATTCATTTAATTAACCTGCTGCGTATAATTGCCTTGGTTTTTATTACACTTTATTGGCCTGATTACCTCGAATTGAATCACACTTATACATTTACTATTCTTGTTTATTCGTTTGTCTTCATCCTTTGGATGATTTGGGCCAACAAGTTATCAATTCCCAAGAAGTCACAGGAAAATATTATACCTCGTGAAAGCAACTAA
- a CDS encoding glycosyltransferase family 9 protein, translated as MAKILFIRFSSIGDIVLTSPVVRSAKQQLKAAEIHFLTKKSFASIVELNPNIDKVYSIEKHIDEVIPQLKIEQYDYIIDLHYNIRSVLVRLKLNRPSFTFYKTNLKKWLMVNWKLKKKPNEHIVNRYFKAVQKIGVKNDKQGLDFFIPAKDEVHLSLLPASHQKGYIAFVIGAKHFTKRMPKEKMLSICKKLTHPIVLLGGKEDLEVANFLEKEVGNTVYNACGKYNLQQSASLVKQAHKVITHDTGLMHIAAAFKKEIISVWGSTIPEFGMSPYLPEHSKPAILVEVKNLACRPCSKIGFPKCPKGHFKCMNNIDEELLIKAAN; from the coding sequence ATGGCAAAAATTCTATTCATTCGATTTAGTTCTATTGGCGACATAGTGCTTACTTCGCCAGTTGTTAGAAGTGCAAAGCAGCAGCTTAAAGCCGCAGAAATTCATTTCCTGACAAAAAAATCGTTTGCTAGTATTGTAGAGCTTAACCCTAACATTGATAAGGTTTACAGCATCGAAAAGCACATTGATGAAGTTATTCCTCAACTCAAAATCGAACAGTACGATTACATTATCGACTTGCATTATAACATACGCAGTGTGTTGGTGCGACTTAAACTCAACCGGCCATCTTTTACTTTTTATAAAACCAATTTAAAAAAGTGGTTGATGGTGAATTGGAAACTTAAAAAAAAGCCAAACGAACATATTGTGAACCGCTATTTTAAAGCTGTTCAAAAAATTGGTGTGAAGAATGACAAACAAGGATTAGATTTTTTTATCCCTGCTAAAGATGAAGTTCATCTTAGTTTGTTGCCAGCATCCCATCAAAAAGGCTATATCGCTTTTGTGATTGGTGCCAAACATTTTACCAAACGAATGCCCAAAGAAAAAATGCTTTCTATTTGTAAAAAGTTAACGCATCCAATTGTTTTGCTTGGAGGGAAGGAAGATTTGGAGGTGGCAAATTTTCTTGAAAAAGAAGTAGGAAATACTGTTTACAATGCTTGTGGTAAATATAATTTGCAGCAATCGGCATCTCTTGTAAAACAAGCCCATAAAGTAATTACCCACGATACCGGCTTAATGCACATTGCAGCGGCCTTCAAAAAAGAAATAATATCTGTATGGGGAAGCACAATTCCTGAATTTGGAATGTCGCCCTATTTACCGGAGCATTCAAAACCGGCGATACTAGTGGAAGTTAAAAATTTAGCTTGCCGCCCTTGTTCAAAAATTGGCTTTCCGAAATGCCCTAAAGGACATTTTAAATGCATGAATAATATTGATGAGGAACTCCTTATAAAAGCAGCAAACTAA
- a CDS encoding HTTM domain-containing protein has translation MQLPVASFIWGKNAPIAPLIYEGNSLLQSLNLLSHPAFSTYYPGLVLLLLIAIVASFFVSSQRLLALLIFFCYSNLYHRSVAIQNGSADLLHLQLFYLVLMDENAMHKAGKLKALSISLTNFAFLAAQVQLCVVYFISSYYKLQGSQWMDGSAMHYALLNDEFTLGFVQDIVANIELPLRLLTWLTLLFQILFPVCIWIKKLKPYLLTFGIALHALIALVMGIVDFGLLMIVMYLLFASEAWCLAFRNKYFRVHQKVISIEK, from the coding sequence ATGCAACTTCCTGTTGCAAGTTTTATATGGGGTAAAAACGCTCCAATTGCACCTTTAATTTACGAAGGGAATAGTTTACTGCAAAGCTTGAATTTGCTCTCACATCCGGCATTTTCAACTTATTATCCCGGACTAGTATTACTTTTGTTGATTGCAATTGTTGCTTCCTTCTTTGTGAGCTCGCAGCGACTTTTAGCACTGCTTATCTTTTTCTGCTATTCCAATTTATACCACCGTAGTGTTGCAATTCAAAATGGGAGTGCCGACTTGTTGCACTTACAACTTTTTTATTTGGTATTGATGGATGAAAACGCAATGCATAAAGCGGGTAAGCTGAAAGCGCTATCTATAAGCTTAACTAATTTTGCATTCTTAGCTGCTCAGGTGCAGCTTTGCGTAGTGTATTTTATTTCGAGTTATTATAAACTACAAGGCTCGCAATGGATGGATGGCTCTGCCATGCATTATGCTCTATTAAACGATGAATTTACACTTGGTTTTGTTCAGGATATTGTTGCCAACATAGAATTGCCTTTAAGACTGCTCACTTGGTTAACTCTGCTTTTTCAAATATTATTTCCTGTTTGTATATGGATTAAGAAGCTAAAACCATATTTACTTACATTTGGTATAGCCTTGCATGCATTAATTGCTCTGGTAATGGGGATTGTGGATTTTGGATTGTTAATGATTGTTATGTATTTGTTATTTGCATCTGAAGCATGGTGTTTAGCCTTTCGAAACAAGTACTTTCGTGTACATCAAAAAGTAATTTCAATTGAGAAGTAG